In Saprospiraceae bacterium, a genomic segment contains:
- a CDS encoding outer membrane beta-barrel protein: MKTIFFILFLGILGSPVIAQKGYELGGWIGAAHYFGDLNNLYRLNEPGLAFGFTGRYNFDTRLSVRMQLNYHRIAGNDAKSRNAFDLRRNLNFFSDVFEVAPCMEFNFFPLKHGSREEFVSPYMYAGISIFHYNPKTEYQGENVALRELGTEGQISGQEYNEIGSAWLIGGGVKLDLNDKWSLNFDLGYRLTATDFLDDVSGYYPDDTELLINRGQIAVDLSDRSIPVDGSAKIGTPGTQRGDHNEKDKFLSFGVNLIYYFGKLRCPPISYPDL; encoded by the coding sequence TTGAAAACCATATTTTTTATTCTTTTTTTAGGAATTTTGGGAAGCCCGGTTATAGCTCAAAAAGGATATGAATTGGGTGGCTGGATCGGAGCTGCGCATTATTTTGGCGATCTCAACAATCTTTACCGGCTCAATGAGCCCGGTCTGGCATTTGGGTTTACTGGAAGGTATAATTTTGATACCCGTCTTTCTGTAAGAATGCAGCTTAATTACCATAGAATAGCTGGAAATGATGCGAAATCAAGAAATGCTTTTGATCTCCGCAGAAACCTCAATTTTTTTTCAGATGTTTTTGAGGTAGCGCCTTGTATGGAATTTAATTTTTTCCCGCTGAAACACGGTTCCCGGGAAGAATTTGTGAGCCCTTACATGTATGCAGGCATCAGCATTTTTCACTATAATCCTAAAACGGAATACCAGGGTGAAAATGTAGCCTTGCGCGAATTGGGTACAGAAGGGCAGATTTCCGGACAAGAATACAACGAGATCGGAAGTGCATGGCTGATTGGCGGTGGTGTAAAACTGGATCTCAATGATAAATGGAGCCTCAATTTTGATCTGGGTTACCGTCTGACAGCTACAGATTTTTTGGATGATGTCAGCGGATATTATCCCGATGATACCGAATTGCTCATCAATAGAGGACAAATTGCCGTGGACCTTTCAGATCGCTCCATACCCGTGGATGGTTCAGCTAAAATTGGAACTCCTGGTACGCAAAGAGGTGACCATAACGAAAAAGACAAATTCCTGAGTTTTGGAGTAAACCTGATCTATTACTTTGGGAAATTGCGCTGTCCGCCTATTTCGTATCCGGACCTGTAA
- a CDS encoding type II toxin-antitoxin system RelE/ParE family toxin, which yields MVQVKWLHSAKTDLKEIYLYISKDSKKYAKFQVLRIQRKISLLRKNILIGKILPELNRPDIRELIEGHYRIVYKVIHSNQVHILLIHHSARDITRRIP from the coding sequence ATGGTTCAAGTAAAATGGTTACATTCTGCAAAGACAGATTTAAAGGAAATTTATTTATATATTTCAAAAGACTCAAAGAAATATGCAAAATTTCAGGTTCTAAGAATTCAACGGAAGATAAGCCTTCTTCGAAAGAATATTTTGATAGGCAAAATTTTACCTGAATTAAACAGACCAGACATAAGAGAGCTCATTGAAGGGCATTATCGAATAGTATATAAAGTGATTCATAGCAATCAAGTACACATCTTATTGATTCACCACTCAGCGAGGGACATCACCCGTCGGATTCCCTAA
- a CDS encoding ATP-binding cassette domain-containing protein, with protein MPEILELQNVVKDYGGLKAVDHVSFDVPHSCVMGLLGPNGAGKTSLIRIITGITQADSGTVLLNGKSVYKTLNPSIGYMPEERGLYKKMKVGEQLIFLTRLRGLSKTDAERNVVYWMKKFEIESWWSKKVEELSKGMSQKVQFIATVSHNPKLIILDEPFSGLDPINTNLIKDEIIRLKNEGASILFSTHRMEQVEEMCEHIILINKGKVVLNGEVGEVRNRFKENLFEVKLHSEIHLPEHGFQEIIQVNSLHYHVRLKPGQTGNAILDFFIRNGAEIAGFNELLPSFNQIFIKTVNEINHE; from the coding sequence ATGCCTGAAATACTTGAATTACAAAATGTAGTCAAAGACTACGGCGGCCTCAAAGCAGTGGACCATGTCAGTTTTGATGTGCCCCATTCATGTGTTATGGGTTTATTGGGCCCCAATGGCGCCGGTAAAACCTCACTGATCCGGATCATTACAGGGATCACCCAGGCCGATTCCGGGACGGTCCTACTCAACGGAAAAAGCGTTTATAAAACCCTGAACCCTTCGATTGGTTATATGCCTGAGGAAAGGGGTCTATACAAAAAAATGAAAGTTGGCGAACAGCTGATTTTTTTGACAAGACTAAGGGGTCTGAGCAAAACGGATGCCGAACGCAATGTCGTTTACTGGATGAAGAAATTTGAGATTGAATCCTGGTGGTCGAAAAAAGTAGAAGAGCTTTCGAAAGGGATGTCCCAAAAAGTACAGTTCATTGCAACAGTAAGCCACAATCCCAAACTGATCATTCTCGACGAACCTTTTTCAGGATTGGATCCCATCAATACCAATCTCATCAAGGATGAAATCATCCGCTTAAAAAATGAAGGCGCCAGCATTTTATTTTCAACCCATCGCATGGAGCAGGTTGAAGAGATGTGCGAACACATCATCCTCATTAATAAGGGAAAAGTAGTTTTAAACGGAGAAGTTGGTGAAGTAAGAAATCGCTTTAAGGAAAATTTATTTGAGGTCAAATTACATTCAGAAATTCATTTGCCGGAACATGGATTTCAGGAAATCATTCAGGTAAATTCTTTGCATTATCACGTAAGGCTTAAGCCCGGACAAACGGGCAATGCGATCCTGGATTTTTTCATTAGAAACGGTGCTGAAATCGCCGGATTCAACGAATTGCTGCCAAGCTTCAATCAAATATTTATTAAAACCGTAAACGAGATCAATCATGAATAA
- a CDS encoding ABC transporter permease, which translates to MNKLGLIISREYLTKVKNWKFILTTLLTPLGFLIFFIVVGIIFSYEGDKTYKITVVNKSNMELNLPSQGEKFNFVMSSESMETLRSKYEKSEMDGIWVLPEMAGVDVANYTSYFYSNNPLDIEMESRLENYLEEGIRDHKIKLLALDKGQLDKLKTKVSIDPEPITPEEKDRSAHTVKIATVIGGAMGYIIFFIIFLYGASVMRSVADEKVNRVVEVIISSAKPVELMLGKVIGVGLVGLTQIVIWLILIPIIYFLGMQIAGIDVQQLQEASQPMTTQAPIDQDELATIIREIAALNWLKIGVVFILYFIGGYFLYASMFAAIGAATGDDINDAQSLTIIVTIPIILAIYVMFQAIRLPESSLATFAAFFPFFSPITMPALLAFDPPWWKVLSSLVVLFAFCYFMIWMASRIYRVGILMYGKKASLKEIAKWILKA; encoded by the coding sequence ATGAATAAACTTGGACTCATCATCAGCAGGGAATATCTCACCAAGGTTAAGAACTGGAAGTTTATTCTGACAACTTTACTTACTCCTTTGGGATTTCTCATATTTTTTATTGTGGTTGGAATTATCTTCAGTTACGAAGGAGACAAAACTTATAAAATAACAGTCGTTAATAAAAGTAATATGGAGTTGAATCTTCCTTCGCAGGGGGAAAAATTCAATTTTGTAATGAGTTCGGAATCGATGGAGACCCTTCGATCGAAATACGAAAAATCGGAAATGGATGGCATCTGGGTCTTACCTGAAATGGCGGGAGTGGATGTAGCGAATTATACTTCTTATTTTTATTCGAATAATCCGCTGGATATCGAAATGGAATCCAGATTAGAAAACTACCTGGAAGAAGGTATTCGCGATCACAAGATCAAATTACTTGCACTCGATAAGGGACAACTCGATAAACTTAAAACAAAAGTCAGCATCGATCCTGAACCGATCACACCTGAAGAAAAGGACCGTTCGGCACATACTGTAAAAATAGCGACCGTGATCGGAGGTGCGATGGGATATATTATTTTCTTTATCATCTTTTTGTACGGAGCTTCCGTTATGCGATCTGTTGCAGATGAAAAAGTAAATCGCGTCGTTGAAGTGATCATCTCTTCTGCAAAACCCGTCGAACTGATGTTGGGGAAAGTGATAGGAGTTGGACTGGTGGGTTTGACACAAATTGTAATCTGGCTTATATTAATTCCCATTATTTATTTCCTGGGTATGCAAATTGCAGGCATCGATGTACAACAATTGCAGGAGGCCAGTCAGCCAATGACGACACAGGCTCCTATCGATCAGGATGAATTGGCAACCATCATTCGCGAAATCGCAGCCTTGAATTGGTTGAAGATCGGTGTAGTATTTATTTTATATTTTATCGGCGGTTACTTTTTATATGCATCCATGTTTGCTGCGATTGGAGCAGCAACAGGAGATGATATCAACGATGCACAATCACTTACCATTATTGTGACCATACCGATTATCCTGGCGATTTACGTGATGTTTCAGGCGATTCGATTGCCGGAAAGCAGCCTCGCTACTTTTGCTGCCTTTTTCCCATTCTTTAGTCCGATCACGATGCCTGCATTGCTGGCCTTTGATCCGCCCTGGTGGAAAGTGTTGTCTTCACTGGTCGTATTGTTTGCATTTTGTTACTTTATGATCTGGATGGCCAGTCGTATATACAGAGTAGGCATTTTGATGTACGGGAAGAAAGCGAGTTTGAAAGAGATTGCAAAATGGATACTCAAAGCCTGA
- a CDS encoding glycosyltransferase family 2 protein: protein MRISGFSFMRNTSKLYYPFVESILSVLPVVDEFVVALGKGDSDDQTEAQLRAVTSDKLKIIHTEWDVARYPRGMVYAQQTDLAKQACTGDWLLYLQSDELIHERYHEVLTNVCSLYLEDVKT, encoded by the coding sequence ATGAGGATCAGCGGGTTTAGCTTCATGCGGAATACATCCAAACTGTATTACCCATTTGTAGAATCAATTTTATCAGTATTGCCGGTGGTTGATGAATTTGTGGTCGCCCTTGGAAAAGGGGATTCCGATGACCAAACCGAAGCGCAATTGCGTGCTGTTACTTCCGATAAATTAAAAATTATTCACACTGAGTGGGATGTAGCAAGATATCCCAGAGGCATGGTGTATGCACAACAAACAGATCTTGCGAAACAGGCTTGCACGGGTGACTGGTTGTTGTATCTGCAGTCTGATGAACTCATTCATGAGCGCTATCATGAGGTACTAACAAACGTTTGTTCGTTGTATTTGGAAGATGTAAAGACCTAG
- a CDS encoding gliding motility-associated C-terminal domain-containing protein, with amino-acid sequence MRVLVVLILFSLNLDYLKAQDILAYYGGTSYHLVKISNGYSQFEDIFCNKTFVHGDLTYQEKGQLYTSWNHIAADHISGMSRIITDLKYFDVLKCDTSFISRTRGIFYSGPYFLFVDYLGKLYQGSKTVNKRGMYRCNVDFSNIDTLVDFGSTISRDMVILGDTILVLSTLNEIFVIDNNFNFQRILQPDFKITGLTTKYNSCKDKKLIVSGYPYSHAVWDSLFQMPNDRLGDTLYLFEYDYINDLLTPLGKHIYPHGQEIFLQSLTSFDDILSSDPECEFLLDLDRDNSSGLYPYDFKHKQIICGRDFFPLSDKDLYIESDLGVDSMQIRISGMKDLGAERIILADSTFKNNLRQRNDSLYSFILPGIVNVNQLKAYLQSLRYVHEGIINRTEGDRAVVIKIFAEGNVNRQAICNLSISQLQLISRDTAICYYDSLMDEQGRIYYPGDTMVNMEGKNINGCDSVELLMIKPLAKEDIQITGDSIICNNAKNELCISGGKSYIWSSGANSRCIEIRDDGVFQAKVTDQNNCQYDVQFKVSKPEPIHYELELIHPKCFGDRNGNLSVKQQNGIHEYVLGTEINTSGTFSGLAAGEYILGFYDKYRCLYLDTFELLDPPEISIRYQDTIIVKDRIPELLSILDQNQNIANMKLLPEEGSRMLGKWQYEINPERGGNYKIVATDSYGCSKEYVLVVILDLDYNVFYPNVFSPNEDGVNDYWNVTLGSGYRGVSLEIFDRWGNRSYTMTNDEIGNGDIGWNGIYKGQKCLPGVYVFKLILKDDQNQVKHVVGTISLLR; translated from the coding sequence ATGCGAGTATTAGTTGTATTGATACTTTTTAGTTTAAATCTGGATTATTTAAAAGCGCAGGATATCCTCGCCTACTATGGAGGAACAAGTTATCATTTAGTTAAAATATCAAATGGATATTCGCAGTTCGAAGATATATTCTGTAATAAGACTTTTGTCCATGGAGATTTAACTTACCAAGAAAAGGGGCAATTATATACTTCATGGAATCATATAGCTGCTGATCATATTTCAGGGATGAGCAGAATAATTACAGATTTAAAATATTTTGACGTTCTTAAATGTGATACCTCATTTATTAGCAGAACACGAGGAATTTTTTATTCGGGCCCTTATTTTTTATTTGTGGATTATTTGGGAAAGTTATACCAAGGATCTAAAACTGTGAATAAACGTGGAATGTATAGATGTAATGTAGATTTTTCTAATATTGATACCTTAGTGGATTTTGGTAGCACAATATCGCGAGATATGGTCATATTAGGAGATACAATACTTGTTTTAAGTACGCTTAATGAAATATTTGTAATAGACAATAATTTTAACTTTCAACGCATCCTTCAGCCCGACTTTAAAATAACGGGGCTTACGACTAAGTATAATAGTTGCAAGGACAAAAAGTTAATTGTTTCCGGATACCCCTATTCTCATGCTGTATGGGATTCCTTATTTCAGATGCCAAATGACCGCTTGGGAGATACCTTGTATCTTTTTGAATATGATTATATCAATGATTTATTGACCCCTTTGGGCAAACATATATACCCACATGGGCAAGAAATTTTTTTACAAAGCCTTACATCTTTTGACGACATCTTATCAAGCGACCCTGAATGTGAATTTTTGTTGGACCTTGACCGGGACAATAGTTCGGGATTATATCCATATGATTTCAAACACAAACAAATCATCTGTGGACGAGACTTCTTTCCCTTATCCGATAAGGATTTGTATATTGAATCTGATCTCGGTGTCGATAGTATGCAGATCAGGATAAGTGGAATGAAAGATTTGGGCGCAGAGCGAATCATCCTAGCGGATTCAACATTTAAAAACAATTTAAGACAAAGAAATGATTCATTGTATTCTTTCATATTGCCCGGGATCGTAAATGTAAATCAGCTTAAAGCATACCTTCAATCTCTGCGTTATGTCCATGAGGGCATTATAAACAGAACAGAGGGTGATCGTGCAGTTGTCATCAAAATATTTGCTGAAGGCAATGTCAACCGGCAAGCTATTTGTAATTTGAGTATTAGTCAGTTGCAACTGATAAGCAGAGACACTGCAATTTGTTATTATGATTCGTTAATGGATGAACAAGGCAGAATCTATTATCCCGGAGATACGATGGTTAACATGGAGGGAAAAAATATCAATGGTTGCGACTCTGTCGAGCTGCTTATGATAAAACCGTTAGCAAAGGAAGATATTCAAATTACAGGAGATTCCATTATTTGCAATAATGCGAAAAATGAATTGTGTATTTCAGGAGGTAAGAGTTATATATGGTCTTCCGGTGCAAACTCCAGATGTATTGAGATAAGAGATGATGGAGTTTTCCAGGCAAAAGTAACTGATCAAAACAATTGTCAATACGATGTACAATTCAAGGTATCAAAACCGGAGCCAATTCATTATGAATTGGAGTTGATCCATCCTAAATGTTTTGGAGATAGAAATGGCAACTTGTCTGTAAAACAACAGAACGGAATTCATGAATATGTTCTTGGAACAGAAATAAATACCAGCGGTACATTTAGTGGATTGGCTGCAGGAGAATACATTTTAGGATTCTACGACAAATACCGGTGTTTATATCTGGATACGTTTGAATTGCTCGATCCACCGGAGATTTCTATTCGATATCAGGATACGATCATCGTCAAAGATAGAATTCCGGAGTTATTGTCGATATTGGATCAAAATCAGAACATCGCGAATATGAAATTGCTTCCGGAGGAAGGAAGTAGAATGCTTGGAAAGTGGCAATATGAAATAAATCCGGAACGTGGAGGTAACTATAAAATTGTCGCAACCGACAGCTATGGTTGCAGTAAAGAATATGTACTGGTCGTGATTTTAGATCTCGACTATAATGTATTTTATCCAAATGTTTTTTCACCAAATGAAGATGGCGTAAACGATTATTGGAATGTCACCCTTGGAAGTGGATATAGAGGAGTATCACTGGAGATCTTTGATCGTTGGGGTAACAGATCTTATACTATGACTAACGATGAAATTGGCAATGGCGACATCGGTTGGAATGGAATTTACAAGGGCCAAAAATGTTTGCCGGGTGTATATGTCTTTAAATTGATATTGAAGGACGATCAAAATCAGGTGAAGCATGTGGTAGGTACGATAAGCTTGTTGCGATAG
- a CDS encoding gliding motility-associated C-terminal domain-containing protein, translating into MRLNYYLALFILFSQIASSQDIIVHYGYNTYHSILISNDFTQFKDNFCNKTYGFGTVCYQQNGLLYSTSSYYSKKGNSIVFNVDLKYVDLLKCDTTIITHTSENTISPLNLFVDYSGRIYCCDRMNPFDSIKLYCCDKGFNNIQVLRSVSDFPEPLIHDMVILGTDVIVLNNNYNQLYIMDTNYIIQRIINPRFHITKLTSKYINCKDRRLIVSGYPYTHAVYDSLKKNPNHKLNDTLYLFDYDYKVDTFKFLGKHYYAHMGRATIPSLTSFDDILSSDPECEFLLDLDRDNSSGLYPYDFKHRQIICGRDALPLSDMDLYIESDLGVDSMQIRISGMKDLGAERIIVSDSSFKNYLRQRNDSLYSFILPGIVNVNQLKAYLQSLRYVHEGIINRTEGDRAVVIKIFAEGNVSRQAICNLSISQLQLIGRDTAICYYDSLMDEQGRIYYPGDTMVNMEGKNINGCDSVELLIIKPLAKEDIQITGDTIICNNAKNELCISGGSNFIWYSGINSRCIEISNDGVFQARVFDQNNCKYEVQFKVSKPEPIHYELELIHPKCFGDRNGNLSVKQQNGIHEYVLGTEINTSGTFSGLAAGEYILGCYDKYRCLYLDTFELLEPPEISIRYEDTIIVKDRIPELLSILDQNQNIANMKLLPEEGSRMLEKWQYEINPEKGGHYMIVATDSNGCSKEYVLVVILDLDYNVFYPNVFSPNEDGVNDYWNVTFGSGYRGVSLEIFDRWGNRTYAMLKDEIGSGDTGWNGINNGQKCLPGVYVFKLILTDDQNQVKHVVGTISLLR; encoded by the coding sequence ATGCGGCTCAACTATTATTTAGCCTTGTTCATCTTATTTTCACAAATTGCATCTTCGCAGGACATTATTGTGCATTACGGGTACAATACCTATCATTCGATATTGATTTCAAATGATTTCACTCAATTTAAAGATAATTTTTGCAATAAGACTTATGGGTTTGGAACAGTATGTTATCAACAAAATGGATTACTTTATTCTACAAGTAGCTATTACAGTAAAAAAGGCAATTCAATCGTATTTAATGTTGATTTAAAGTATGTTGACTTATTAAAATGCGATACAACAATTATTACTCATACCTCAGAAAATACTATTTCTCCTCTCAATTTATTTGTTGACTACTCGGGTCGCATATATTGTTGCGATAGGATGAATCCGTTTGATTCAATAAAGTTATACTGTTGCGATAAAGGTTTTAATAACATACAAGTATTAAGGAGTGTGAGTGATTTTCCAGAACCTCTGATCCATGACATGGTCATTTTGGGAACAGATGTAATTGTATTGAACAATAATTACAATCAACTGTATATAATGGATACTAATTATATTATACAAAGAATAATAAACCCTAGATTTCACATTACAAAGTTGACTTCCAAATACATCAATTGCAAAGACCGCAGACTTATTGTTTCAGGATACCCCTATACACATGCTGTATATGATTCTTTAAAAAAGAACCCTAACCATAAATTGAATGACACGCTCTATCTTTTTGATTATGATTACAAAGTCGACACATTCAAATTCCTGGGTAAGCATTATTATGCGCACATGGGAAGAGCAACTATTCCATCATTGACCTCTTTTGACGACATCTTATCAAGCGATCCGGAATGTGAATTTTTGTTGGACCTTGACCGGGACAATAGTTCGGGATTATATCCATATGATTTCAAACACAGGCAAATCATCTGTGGACGAGACGCATTGCCTTTATCCGATATGGATTTGTATATTGAATCTGATCTCGGTGTCGATAGTATGCAGATCAGGATAAGTGGAATGAAAGATTTGGGCGCAGAGCGAATTATCGTATCGGATTCTAGCTTTAAAAACTATTTAAGGCAAAGAAATGATTCATTGTATTCTTTCATATTGCCCGGGATCGTAAATGTAAATCAGCTTAAAGCATACCTTCAATCTCTGCGTTATGTCCATGAGGGCATTATTAACAGAACAGAGGGTGATCGTGCAGTTGTCATCAAAATATTTGCTGAAGGCAATGTCAGCCGGCAAGCCATCTGCAATTTGAGTATTAGTCAGTTGCAACTGATAGGAAGAGACACTGCAATTTGTTATTATGATTCGTTAATGGATGAACAAGGCAGAATCTATTATCCCGGAGATACCATGGTTAACATGGAGGGAAAAAATATCAATGGTTGCGACTCTGTCGAGCTCCTTATAATAAAGCCTTTAGCAAAGGAAGATATCCAAATAACTGGAGATACTATTATTTGCAATAATGCCAAAAATGAATTGTGTATTTCAGGGGGTAGCAACTTTATTTGGTATTCAGGTATAAACTCCAGATGTATCGAGATCAGCAACGATGGAGTTTTCCAGGCAAGAGTATTTGATCAAAACAATTGTAAATATGAAGTGCAATTCAAAGTATCAAAACCGGAACCAATTCATTATGAATTGGAGTTGATCCATCCTAAATGTTTTGGAGATAGAAATGGCAACTTGTCCGTAAAACAACAGAACGGAATTCATGAATATGTTCTTGGAACAGAAATAAATACCAGCGGTACATTTAGTGGATTGGCTGCAGGAGAATACATTTTAGGATGCTATGACAAATACCGGTGTTTATATCTGGATACGTTTGAATTGCTCGAGCCACCGGAGATCTCAATTCGATATGAGGATACGATCATCGTCAAAGATAGAATTCCGGAGTTATTGTCGATATTGGATCAAAATCAGAACATCGCGAATATGAAATTGCTTCCGGAGGAAGGAAGTAGAATGCTTGAAAAGTGGCAATATGAAATAAATCCGGAAAAGGGAGGTCATTATATGATCGTCGCAACCGACAGCAATGGTTGCAGTAAAGAATATGTACTGGTTGTAATTTTAGATCTCGACTATAATGTATTTTATCCAAATGTTTTTTCACCAAATGAAGATGGCGTAAACGATTATTGGAATGTCACCTTTGGAAGTGGATATAGAGGAGTATCACTGGAGATCTTTGATCGTTGGGGTAACAGGACTTATGCTATGTTAAAAGATGAAATCGGCAGTGGCGACACCGGCTGGAATGGCATTAACAATGGGCAAAAATGTTTACCGGGTGTTTATGTCTTTAAATTGATATTGACGGACGATCAAAATCAGGTGAAGCATGTGGTGGGTACGATAAGCTTGTTGCGATAG
- a CDS encoding gliding motility-associated C-terminal domain-containing protein, giving the protein MLSKCFSPNEDGVNDYWNVTFGSGYRGVSLEIFDRWGNRTYAMLKDEIGSGDTGWNGINKGQKCLPGVYVFKLILTDDQNQVKHVVGTISLLR; this is encoded by the coding sequence ATTTTATCCAAATGTTTTTCACCAAATGAAGATGGCGTAAACGATTATTGGAATGTCACCTTTGGAAGTGGATATAGAGGAGTATCACTGGAGATCTTTGATCGTTGGGGTAACAGGACTTATGCTATGTTAAAAGATGAAATCGGCAGTGGCGACACCGGCTGGAATGGCATTAACAAAGGCCAAAAATGTTTGCCGGGTGTTTATGTCTTTAAATTGATATTGACGGACGATCAAAATCAGGTGAAGCATGTGGTGGGTACGATAAGCTTGTTGCGATAG